From Luteolibacter sp. Y139, one genomic window encodes:
- a CDS encoding FmdB family zinc ribbon protein encodes MSDIPGAWFHCSRCGALFRGTADADQRGACPECGGDPVAGTEATEAPGPVLIRRKVRKPKERSGSSSSRSKHNREGQKKARALAIFVVVWAVVLGTAAIWLKGKSPDASEATSVLDAQAVGGQAMEDSRLLQDQIQNCARRLEQFVGAGDIGGRSPHVLRAKEILPEMAAALKYEPILSSDASFTLPFYQVIHTPAGRAIETMWKEDDGKFLEAVFFEEEGEWKIDWHAFSRASSEPWPQFVSGKGKGEGVFRVLARERVGANGRDPEFIGLVLYAPRPGRPGEAFSPSPEIRVTRASDMGRAIEEAFTTRAKNLGPFGSGVVKYDPGEMIRLHVRVTREGAEERTFKITDLLATHWMELPPAK; translated from the coding sequence GTGAGCGACATTCCCGGTGCTTGGTTTCATTGCTCCCGCTGCGGCGCGCTATTCCGTGGGACGGCAGATGCCGACCAGCGTGGTGCGTGTCCTGAATGCGGCGGCGATCCCGTGGCCGGCACCGAAGCGACGGAAGCTCCCGGACCCGTCCTCATCCGCCGGAAAGTCCGCAAGCCGAAGGAGCGCTCGGGGTCATCGTCCAGCCGGTCCAAGCACAATCGCGAAGGTCAGAAGAAGGCACGCGCCCTGGCCATCTTCGTGGTGGTCTGGGCCGTGGTGCTGGGCACCGCCGCGATCTGGCTGAAAGGGAAGTCACCCGACGCCAGCGAGGCGACTTCGGTGCTCGATGCCCAGGCCGTTGGCGGCCAGGCCATGGAGGACTCGCGCCTGCTCCAGGACCAAATCCAAAACTGTGCGAGGCGGCTGGAGCAATTTGTCGGGGCGGGTGACATCGGAGGCAGGTCACCTCACGTTCTGCGAGCCAAGGAGATCCTCCCGGAGATGGCGGCAGCGCTCAAGTATGAGCCGATCCTGTCCTCTGATGCCAGCTTCACGCTGCCCTTCTATCAGGTGATCCACACCCCCGCCGGCCGGGCCATCGAGACGATGTGGAAAGAGGACGACGGCAAGTTCCTCGAAGCGGTCTTCTTCGAGGAAGAGGGAGAGTGGAAGATCGATTGGCATGCCTTCTCGCGCGCCAGCAGCGAGCCGTGGCCTCAATTCGTATCCGGCAAGGGCAAGGGAGAGGGCGTGTTCCGCGTGCTTGCCCGCGAGCGGGTCGGAGCCAATGGCCGCGATCCCGAGTTCATTGGTCTGGTGCTCTACGCCCCGCGGCCCGGCCGTCCCGGGGAAGCGTTTTCACCCTCACCGGAAATCCGGGTCACGCGCGCCTCCGACATGGGTCGCGCCATTGAGGAAGCCTTCACGACGCGCGCCAAGAATCTGGGCCCCTTCGGCAGCGGAGTGGTGAAATACGATCCCGGCGAAATGATCCGCCTGCATGTCCGGGTCACGCGCGAAGGTGCGGAGGAACGGACGTTCAAAATCACCGACTTGCTGGCCACCCACTGGATGGAGTTGCCGCCGGCAAAGTAA
- a CDS encoding DUF4956 domain-containing protein, with translation MTFEDLFNIGGNAKAGTLHPLEVVVAPAVSLVLNLAIAALYRKTYKGTRYSQDYVQTLIMIGLVTTILIVVVASNGAIAFGMFAAFSVIRFRRTLGQSRDLAFVFFAMAVGMVVGAKLYVPAVLITLMVGTAVYVLTKTDAFAPRRASHMLTLRMTSDMDFEQLLQPVFDEFADRVQLVSVSSAQAGMMTELRYGMQLKLGASTPKLLEALHLVCGNNRVILTPTGNELDM, from the coding sequence ATGACCTTCGAAGACTTGTTTAACATCGGCGGAAACGCCAAAGCTGGCACCCTTCACCCTCTGGAAGTTGTAGTGGCCCCGGCAGTGAGCCTGGTCTTGAACCTGGCGATCGCGGCCCTTTACCGGAAAACCTACAAAGGCACCCGCTATTCTCAGGACTACGTCCAGACGCTGATCATGATCGGCCTGGTGACGACCATCCTGATCGTGGTGGTGGCGAGTAATGGCGCGATCGCCTTTGGCATGTTCGCCGCCTTCTCGGTGATCCGCTTCCGTCGCACGCTCGGCCAGTCGCGTGACCTTGCTTTCGTCTTCTTCGCCATGGCCGTGGGCATGGTGGTGGGAGCGAAGCTCTACGTCCCGGCGGTATTGATCACTCTCATGGTGGGAACCGCGGTCTACGTCCTCACCAAGACGGACGCCTTCGCGCCGCGCCGTGCCTCGCACATGCTGACGCTACGGATGACCAGCGACATGGACTTCGAGCAGTTGCTCCAGCCGGTCTTCGACGAGTTCGCGGATCGCGTGCAGTTGGTCAGCGTGTCTTCGGCCCAAGCCGGCATGATGACCGAGCTGCGCTATGGCATGCAGCTCAAGCTCGGAGCCAGCACGCCCAAGCTGCTGGAGGCCTTGCATCTGGTCTGCGGCAATAACCGCGTGATCCTGACCCCGACCGGCAACGAGCTCGACATGTGA
- a CDS encoding polyphosphate polymerase domain-containing protein, translating to MDANQNRIEFKFVLPPHLGEVVRRRVGEVMMADRGAEDGYPVLSEYYDTSERSSYWQKQFDVPNRRRIRTRVYGRRDGVIPASAFIEVKHKLDGVTVKRRVSVDLDELEQLTEGIIPVRNEATSSPTDGRVLAEINGLVNEQGSRPVVQIRYHRFAYDSGPDGTIRITFDSNPLCRFQRVPLTPDDPDFELPLLEPGSSIMEVKTIGSVPYWFRSLIGEFNLVPRGFSKYTAALELYEFKSRPPVFSPVRPEPPSTRRIPRKTEALDDKGRRRPTATTGLRRNIPSPAPTAGIFRVWFDRLLSYLHLQKAR from the coding sequence ATGGACGCGAACCAGAACCGTATCGAATTTAAATTCGTCCTTCCTCCCCACCTCGGAGAGGTGGTCCGGCGTCGTGTCGGCGAAGTGATGATGGCCGACCGTGGGGCCGAGGATGGCTATCCGGTCTTGTCGGAGTATTACGACACTTCGGAGCGTAGCTCTTATTGGCAGAAGCAGTTCGATGTTCCGAACCGCCGCCGTATCCGCACCCGTGTCTATGGCCGTCGCGACGGCGTCATTCCGGCGAGTGCCTTCATCGAGGTGAAGCACAAGCTCGACGGCGTGACCGTGAAGCGCCGGGTGTCCGTGGATCTCGACGAACTGGAGCAACTCACCGAGGGCATCATTCCAGTACGCAACGAGGCTACCTCTTCTCCTACTGATGGCCGCGTGCTCGCGGAGATCAACGGCTTGGTCAATGAACAGGGTAGCCGTCCGGTAGTGCAGATCCGCTATCATCGCTTCGCCTACGACAGCGGTCCGGATGGCACCATCCGCATCACCTTTGATAGCAACCCGCTCTGCCGCTTCCAGCGAGTGCCGTTGACGCCGGACGATCCGGACTTCGAGCTTCCGCTGTTGGAACCCGGCTCCTCGATCATGGAGGTGAAGACCATCGGCTCGGTGCCCTATTGGTTCCGTAGCTTGATCGGTGAGTTCAATTTGGTGCCTCGCGGGTTCAGCAAATACACGGCCGCGCTGGAGCTTTACGAATTCAAGAGCCGCCCGCCGGTCTTTTCACCGGTTCGCCCCGAGCCTCCATCCACGCGCCGGATCCCGCGGAAGACCGAAGCTCTGGACGACAAGGGCCGCCGTCGTCCTACGGCCACCACCGGCCTGCGCCGCAATATTCCTTCGCCGGCACCGACTGCTGGCATCTTCCGCGTTTGGTTCGATCGCCTGCTTTCCTACCTGCATCTTCAGAAAGCCCGCTAA
- a CDS encoding porin produces the protein MKTLPALLFLSCLAGPLVVPANLHAQEPAAESAKPAKDGKKKKKKDKDKKKKKDKDKAEGADKGTEKHKDKHKHKDEAASEPVSTGAGVAAGANASAKEAPPELVDKPASNNGDWCQWLQNNPGLLYENKENPYIQSFKIGGRFHYQIASLEGTDVNGMDFNDKYDEYRRLRFETKTKFLRYFTAEVNVNLVDDNRFHNGPYSDLEWGYDTFDEASVTFDIGKAFGDGWLDGIKLKYGRMKLDMTEETRMSSNDTYTIERSSISEKVSGDAGRPTGVTLELEKGDWDLILGMFSAEDDSDFVAGWGEGQFFYGSLQWRATDDLRLVLDYSQNNSDGVDDALGYGWAAALSAIYEKKNWGVITEALYGDNGGGISAPITRRQGDFHGFVVMPWYWILENRLQAVLQYQYASSPESQGLQLPSRYLRAEHENPLVDVDNGRGNEHHSLYAGLNWHLCPDRVRVMGGFSLDDLTTRKSEVKAYTWQLAVRTSF, from the coding sequence ATGAAAACCCTTCCCGCGTTGTTGTTCCTTTCCTGCCTGGCCGGACCGCTCGTTGTCCCGGCCAATCTTCATGCCCAAGAGCCCGCCGCCGAGTCGGCGAAGCCCGCCAAGGACGGCAAAAAGAAGAAGAAAAAGGACAAGGATAAGAAAAAGAAGAAGGACAAGGATAAGGCTGAGGGTGCGGACAAGGGCACCGAGAAGCATAAGGACAAGCACAAGCACAAGGATGAGGCCGCATCCGAGCCGGTTTCCACCGGCGCTGGTGTCGCGGCCGGTGCCAATGCCAGCGCCAAGGAGGCTCCGCCGGAGCTTGTCGACAAGCCGGCGTCCAACAACGGCGACTGGTGCCAGTGGCTCCAGAACAACCCCGGCCTGCTCTACGAGAACAAGGAAAACCCCTACATCCAGTCCTTCAAGATCGGCGGGCGCTTCCACTATCAGATCGCGTCGTTGGAAGGCACCGATGTCAATGGCATGGACTTCAACGACAAGTACGATGAATATCGTAGGTTGCGGTTCGAGACCAAGACGAAGTTCCTCAGGTATTTCACCGCCGAGGTGAACGTGAACCTGGTGGATGACAACCGGTTCCACAACGGTCCCTACAGTGATCTGGAGTGGGGCTACGACACCTTTGACGAAGCCTCGGTGACGTTCGACATCGGCAAGGCCTTCGGGGATGGCTGGCTGGACGGCATCAAGCTGAAGTACGGCCGGATGAAGTTGGACATGACCGAGGAAACCCGGATGTCCTCGAATGACACCTACACCATCGAACGTTCCTCCATTTCCGAAAAGGTCAGTGGCGACGCCGGCCGGCCGACAGGTGTGACCCTGGAGCTCGAGAAGGGCGACTGGGACTTGATCCTGGGGATGTTCAGCGCCGAGGACGATTCGGATTTCGTCGCCGGCTGGGGCGAAGGCCAGTTCTTCTACGGCAGCCTCCAGTGGCGTGCGACGGACGATCTCAGGCTGGTGCTCGATTACAGCCAGAACAATAGCGATGGGGTGGACGATGCCCTTGGCTACGGCTGGGCGGCCGCTCTCTCCGCGATCTACGAGAAGAAGAACTGGGGCGTCATCACCGAAGCGCTTTATGGCGACAATGGTGGCGGCATCAGCGCGCCAATCACGCGCCGGCAGGGTGATTTCCACGGCTTCGTGGTGATGCCGTGGTACTGGATCCTGGAAAACAGGCTGCAGGCGGTGCTTCAATACCAGTATGCCAGCTCACCGGAATCGCAGGGCTTGCAATTGCCGTCCCGCTACCTCCGCGCGGAGCATGAAAATCCTCTGGTGGACGTGGACAATGGCCGCGGCAATGAGCACCACTCCCTCTACGCCGGTCTCAACTGGCACCTCTGCCCCGACCGTGTGCGAGTCATGGGCGGCTTCTCACTCGACGACCTGACGACGCGGAAGAGCGAGGTCAAGGCCTACACCTGGCAGCTCGCGGTCCGCACGTCCTTCTGA
- the aroE gene encoding shikimate dehydrogenase translates to MSLYFPDDLTSRERLDAGHDQPARLAVIGHPVAHSLSPRMHQPALDEAGIAARYIKVEVEPGQVAEVFTQMRALGFIGCNVTVPHKFEALAACDEVDAGAAEMGVVNTVRFDPDATRGFNTDGYGFEEAVRETLGVTLRGAAVLIAGAGGGAGGAIAVHCAREGVARLVLANRSVDKIEELAGRIRSQHGEVEILTAALDDPRLKAWAHDADLIVNTSSLGLKESDPSPLPSDCFTARHAAYDTIYRPGTAFQQAAIAAGARVGTGREMLLHQGVKAFRIWFPGSDPVAAMRRGLASG, encoded by the coding sequence ATGAGCCTCTATTTCCCCGACGACCTGACGTCCCGCGAGCGGCTGGATGCCGGGCATGACCAGCCGGCGCGCCTGGCGGTGATCGGCCATCCGGTGGCCCACTCGCTCTCGCCGCGCATGCACCAGCCGGCGCTGGATGAGGCCGGCATCGCGGCGCGTTACATCAAGGTGGAAGTCGAGCCCGGTCAGGTGGCAGAGGTCTTCACTCAGATGCGCGCCCTCGGCTTCATCGGCTGCAATGTGACCGTGCCCCACAAGTTCGAGGCGCTGGCCGCTTGCGATGAGGTCGATGCCGGTGCCGCGGAAATGGGCGTGGTGAATACCGTGCGCTTCGATCCGGATGCCACCCGCGGGTTCAATACCGATGGCTACGGCTTCGAGGAAGCCGTCCGGGAAACGCTCGGTGTGACCTTGCGCGGCGCGGCGGTCCTGATCGCTGGCGCGGGTGGTGGGGCGGGGGGGGCGATCGCGGTTCACTGCGCGCGCGAGGGTGTCGCCCGGCTGGTGTTGGCGAACCGCAGCGTGGACAAGATCGAGGAGCTGGCGGGCCGCATTCGCTCGCAGCACGGCGAGGTGGAGATCCTCACTGCGGCCTTGGACGATCCCCGCCTGAAAGCTTGGGCGCACGATGCGGATCTGATCGTCAACACCTCGTCACTGGGGCTCAAGGAAAGTGATCCTTCACCGCTGCCGTCCGACTGCTTCACCGCGCGCCATGCGGCTTACGATACGATCTATCGCCCGGGCACGGCATTCCAGCAGGCCGCCATCGCGGCCGGGGCGCGGGTCGGGACCGGCCGGGAGATGTTGCTCCATCAGGGCGTGAAGGCATTCCGGATTTGGTTTCCCGGCAGTGACCCGGTGGCGGCCATGCGCCGCGGACTGGCGTCCGGCTGA
- a CDS encoding RecQ family ATP-dependent DNA helicase, with protein sequence MADDPLIQLLRERFGHGVFRGGQREVVEGLLDGRSMLAVFPTGGGKSLCYQLPALLLEGVTLVVSPLIALMKDQVDALRAKGVAAARLDSTLEPAAYEEVMKSLGDGSLKLLYVAPERLSNEGFRARLKKLNIALVAIDEAHCISEWGHNFRPDYLKLAKLCRDLKVPRVLCLTATATPAVAKDIRKGFRIAKEDHVQLSFHRSNLDLKVTPLAATERKRHLLERLRGSEGAAVVYVTLQHTAEDVATFLQKNGLAAQAYHAGLPDEFRAAAQEGFMAGKTRVIVATIAFGMGIDKADIRAVYHYNLPKSLENYTQETGRAGRDGLLSSCELLACGDDLVTLENFIHGDTPSPAATRHFIDHVLRLGKEFDLSTYELSTVNDIRPLVVETMLTYLELEGVIEATRKFWSSYQVRLLRDLEKVLAGYDARRKTFLRKIFAAGKEGRSWLTFEIAEVARATGEDSQRITAALLYLEEAGDLALKKSGIRQGYRVRKDPGDLRELAARLDEQFRKREAADLSRLRQVVELAEQPGCLTGFVTGHFGETLAAPCGHCDRCRGIPPQPVPRTKAPDPDEHEIGMIRDLQEQGHAALKTPRQLARFLCGISSPAVTRARLSRHDAFGLLERLPFSEVLEFSEHLR encoded by the coding sequence GTGGCCGATGACCCGCTGATCCAACTCCTGCGCGAACGCTTTGGCCACGGCGTCTTCCGTGGCGGCCAGCGCGAGGTGGTGGAGGGACTGCTGGACGGCCGCTCCATGCTCGCGGTGTTCCCGACCGGCGGCGGCAAGTCGTTGTGCTACCAACTTCCGGCACTCTTGCTGGAAGGAGTCACGCTGGTGGTTTCGCCGCTCATCGCGCTGATGAAGGACCAAGTGGATGCGCTGCGAGCGAAGGGCGTCGCCGCGGCGCGGCTGGATTCCACTTTGGAGCCGGCCGCTTATGAGGAGGTGATGAAATCGCTCGGCGATGGTTCGCTGAAGCTCCTCTACGTCGCGCCCGAGCGCCTCTCGAACGAAGGCTTTCGCGCACGCTTGAAGAAGCTGAACATCGCACTGGTGGCGATCGATGAAGCGCATTGCATTTCCGAGTGGGGTCACAATTTCCGGCCGGACTATCTGAAGCTGGCGAAGCTCTGCCGTGACCTGAAAGTCCCGCGTGTGCTGTGCCTCACGGCGACTGCCACGCCAGCGGTGGCCAAGGACATTCGCAAGGGCTTCCGCATCGCAAAGGAGGATCACGTCCAGCTCAGCTTTCACCGGTCAAACCTCGACTTGAAGGTGACACCGCTGGCCGCCACGGAACGCAAGCGGCACTTGTTGGAGCGGCTGCGTGGCAGCGAGGGCGCGGCCGTGGTCTATGTGACGCTCCAGCATACCGCGGAGGATGTGGCCACGTTTCTGCAGAAAAACGGGTTGGCCGCGCAGGCCTACCACGCAGGCCTGCCGGATGAATTCCGGGCCGCGGCGCAGGAAGGCTTCATGGCCGGAAAGACCCGCGTCATCGTCGCCACGATCGCCTTCGGCATGGGCATCGACAAAGCCGACATCCGCGCCGTCTACCACTACAACCTGCCGAAGAGCCTGGAGAACTACACCCAGGAGACCGGTCGTGCCGGACGCGATGGCCTGCTCTCCTCCTGCGAGCTGCTCGCCTGTGGCGATGACCTGGTGACACTGGAGAATTTCATCCACGGCGACACGCCTTCGCCGGCTGCGACGCGGCACTTCATCGACCACGTGCTTCGGCTCGGAAAGGAGTTCGATCTCTCGACCTACGAGCTCTCGACCGTGAATGACATCCGTCCGCTGGTGGTGGAGACGATGCTGACCTACCTGGAATTGGAAGGCGTCATCGAGGCGACCCGGAAGTTCTGGTCGTCCTATCAAGTCCGGCTGCTGCGGGATCTCGAGAAAGTCCTGGCCGGCTACGATGCCCGGCGGAAGACCTTCCTCCGGAAAATCTTCGCCGCGGGAAAGGAGGGCCGCAGCTGGCTGACCTTCGAGATCGCCGAGGTGGCTCGTGCGACCGGGGAGGACAGCCAGCGGATCACCGCGGCGCTGCTTTACCTTGAGGAAGCCGGCGACCTCGCCCTGAAGAAATCCGGTATCCGCCAAGGCTACCGCGTCAGAAAGGACCCGGGCGATTTGCGCGAATTGGCCGCGCGGCTGGACGAGCAGTTCCGCAAGCGCGAAGCCGCCGATCTCTCCCGGCTTCGCCAAGTGGTGGAGCTGGCCGAGCAGCCCGGTTGCCTGACCGGCTTCGTCACCGGGCATTTCGGGGAAACGCTCGCCGCACCCTGTGGCCACTGCGACCGCTGCCGGGGCATACCGCCGCAGCCGGTGCCCCGAACCAAGGCACCCGATCCGGACGAGCACGAGATCGGGATGATCCGCGATCTTCAAGAGCAGGGCCACGCTGCCCTGAAGACACCGCGGCAGCTCGCACGCTTCCTGTGCGGGATCAGCAGCCCGGCGGTGACGCGCGCCCGCCTGTCCCGCCACGATGCCTTTGGCCTGCTGGAACGGCTCCCATTCTCGGAGGTGTTGGAGTTCTCCGAGCACCTCCGCTGA
- the recA gene encoding recombinase RecA, giving the protein MAKTLEDASDKLADARKRNLDMAISSIQKEFGEAAIMRMGDGHRVDVDVIPTGNLLIDRALGVGGFPRGRIIEVFGPESSGKTTLTLTAIAQAQKKGGLAAFIDVEHALDPQYAKMLGVNLDDLLVSQPSSGEEALQICEALVRSNAIDVIVLDSVAALVTKQELDGEIGDSTVGAQARLMSAAMRKLTSFISKARTVCIFTNQIREKIGVMFGNPETTPGGRALKFFASVRVDIRRIGQIKATDGTVQGSRTKIKVVKNKVAPPFAECEFDIMYNEGISSVGSLLDLALEMDLIQKRGSWFAYNGAQLAQGRDAAKEALKADEALYNELSEKVREKLDTAKKK; this is encoded by the coding sequence ATGGCCAAGACCCTAGAAGACGCATCAGACAAACTCGCAGACGCCCGCAAACGCAATTTGGATATGGCTATCTCCAGCATCCAGAAGGAGTTCGGCGAAGCCGCCATCATGCGGATGGGCGACGGACACCGCGTGGATGTGGACGTCATCCCGACCGGCAACCTGCTCATCGACCGCGCCCTCGGCGTCGGTGGTTTCCCCCGCGGCCGCATCATCGAGGTGTTCGGCCCGGAATCCTCCGGTAAGACGACTCTCACCCTCACCGCGATCGCCCAAGCCCAGAAAAAGGGTGGCCTGGCCGCCTTCATCGACGTCGAGCACGCCCTCGACCCTCAGTACGCCAAGATGCTCGGCGTGAATCTCGATGACCTGCTCGTTTCCCAACCCTCGTCCGGTGAAGAGGCCCTGCAAATCTGTGAGGCTCTGGTCCGCTCGAATGCCATCGACGTCATCGTCCTCGACTCCGTCGCTGCGCTGGTGACCAAGCAGGAACTCGATGGCGAAATCGGCGACTCCACCGTGGGTGCCCAAGCCCGTCTGATGAGCGCCGCGATGCGCAAGCTGACCAGCTTCATCTCCAAGGCTCGCACCGTCTGCATCTTCACCAACCAGATCCGCGAGAAGATCGGCGTGATGTTCGGCAACCCGGAAACCACTCCCGGCGGCCGCGCGCTGAAGTTCTTCGCTTCCGTCCGCGTCGACATCCGCCGCATCGGCCAGATCAAGGCGACTGACGGCACCGTCCAAGGCAGCCGCACCAAGATCAAGGTCGTGAAGAACAAGGTCGCACCACCCTTCGCGGAGTGCGAGTTCGACATCATGTACAACGAGGGCATCTCCTCGGTCGGATCGCTGCTCGACCTCGCGCTGGAAATGGACCTGATCCAGAAGCGCGGCTCGTGGTTCGCCTACAATGGCGCCCAACTGGCCCAAGGCCGCGACGCTGCCAAGGAAGCGCTCAAGGCGGACGAAGCACTCTACAACGAGCTCAGCGAGAAGGTTCGCGAAAAGCTCGATACGGCGAAGAAGAAGTAG